Part of the Candidatus Hydrogenedentota bacterium genome is shown below.
TCGATACGACTGCTTCTGGTGGTACTACGATGCGGAATTGCGTGCTCCCGATATGACGGCCCCTGCCATGTTTGTCGGTGGCTGGTACGACATCTTCAATCAGGGAACGATAGATGCATTCGTGTCGCGCGAATCAAATGGAGGCGAAGGGGCTAAGGGACAGAACTATCTAATCATGAAGTGGTCCGCGCATCTGGAGACTCAAACTCCTGACTATAAGTTGCAAGACGACCGCTGGTCATTCGATGTCAATCGATTCATGGCGGCGTTCTACGCCGCCCACTTGCTCGGGCAGCCGGATGCGCTCAAGGAGTACGCCAAAGTCAATTACTACGTAATGGGCGCCGACACGCCCGGCGCGCCTGGGAACGAATGGCGCACTGCAAGCACGTGGCCGCCGTTCGATGCCGAACCTGCACGCTTCTATCTGCGTCCAGATGGCGCCCTCAACACCGAGGCATCTTCTGAAACAAAGAAGGGATCGCGATCGTTCAGCTTTGATCCAAAGAATCCCGTACCTACCCACGGCGGCGCTAACCTGACCATTCCAGCCGGCCCCATGGATCAACGCGCTAACCATGCCAATCGCCAAGACGTCCTGGCATTTTCGACAGAGCCGTTGACGAAACCCATGGAGATCACTGGGCGCGTCTCAGTTCGTCTGTTTGTGTCCACCGATGCGCCTGATACGGATTTTACTGCCATGTTGTTGGACGTGTATCCGTCCGGAGACGACCGCGAAGTCCTCATGCTCGACGGTATCCGCCGGGTAAAGACGCGCTTTGGATTCAACCAGGTTGCGCCCCCGCTTGAGGGGGAGGCTGAAATCGTCGAGATCATCATTGACCTGCAAAGCACAAGCTGGATATTCGACAAGGGGCATCGCATCGGCTTGCATGTCTCGAGCAGCAACTTCCCTCGTTTTGAAGTCAATCCCAATACAGGCGCCGACTTTCCCACGCCTGGCGGCGAGATGCGCGTCGCGCACAATACCGTTCACATGGACAAAGCGCATCCCAGTGCTCTGATTCTTCCGGTTCGATCTGAATAGACTTGAGAAACAGTGGAGCGGCGAAATGAATGACGACATGATGCACGGGCCTGATGCCGATCCTTTGGCTGGCGTTGCCGGGACACCTCCAGGCACTAATGACGGGCGCACTTGCGGTTGCGGTCCAGCAGGTTGCTGCGGCTCCTCTTCGACGCCGCTGGATCGTCGCGAATTCCTGAAGATGGCTGGAGTCGGGTTCGTGTCAACGCGTATCGGCGGTCGTCTGAGTCAACTCATGGCAGGGCCGTTTGCCGTTGAGGATACCGTCTCGGGACACCTGATCCCGGCAGACAAGAAACTCTCCAAAAAGTGGATTCGCAGCCTGTACGCGCGAGGGCGAAAAGAGACGTATTTCGGAAAATCGTTAGACAACATCGGCATGCCGTGTGGGGGCATCGGCACGGGGCAGATGTACCTGTGTGGTGATGGAACGCTCGGATGTTGGCAAATCTTCAACGATGCCTATTCGAATTGGGTGGAAGGGACATTTGCCACCTACGAACACCGCGGCGTAGAGAAGCCGGTCGATTGCGGCTTCTCAATCGCC
Proteins encoded:
- a CDS encoding CocE/NonD family hydrolase, coding for MRACLYAVTLTVVFWAHGVALAAPPPIQTEFVPMSDGVKLATDVHLPDSAGGPWPVILARSTYGRVGGPVDALLQLGIAVVAQDVRGMGASEGEKYVFNADGWRPGLTDGAETVAWILAQPWCNGKIGTWGGSALGITQMLLAPTTRGVAAQFIEVAPSNLYEDMFYQGGVFRKCLLEGWLPQIGQPHLLDVYKSHPRYDCFWWYYDAELRAPDMTAPAMFVGGWYDIFNQGTIDAFVSRESNGGEGAKGQNYLIMKWSAHLETQTPDYKLQDDRWSFDVNRFMAAFYAAHLLGQPDALKEYAKVNYYVMGADTPGAPGNEWRTASTWPPFDAEPARFYLRPDGALNTEASSETKKGSRSFSFDPKNPVPTHGGANLTIPAGPMDQRANHANRQDVLAFSTEPLTKPMEITGRVSVRLFVSTDAPDTDFTAMLLDVYPSGDDREVLMLDGIRRVKTRFGFNQVAPPLEGEAEIVEIIIDLQSTSWIFDKGHRIGLHVSSSNFPRFEVNPNTGADFPTPGGEMRVAHNTVHMDKAHPSALILPVRSE